GCTTTGCAAACCATTCATGCGTGTGAAGCCGGCAAGGATGTTTATGTGGAAAAACCCTTGTCCCTTTGCGTGGCGGAAGGCCGCCGCATGGTGGAAGCGGTCCGCAAGCACAACCGCGTCTGCCAGGTGGGTATTCACCGGCGGTCCGTGCCTTTCTGCCGTGAAGCGGCTGAGCTTATCCGCAGTGGCGTGCTTGGAAAAATCATGGCCTGCCGTGCCTTTCACATACAGAACGAATGGCCTCAAGGCATAGACCATCCGCCCGACACCACCCCCCCGCCAGGGTTTGACTGGGAGGCCTGGCTGGGCCCCGCCCCCTACAAACCTTATAATAAAAATCGCACGTTCTACCGTTTCCGCTGGTTTTTCGATTACTCGGGCGGCCAGCTCACCAACTTCGGAGTGCATTATATGGACTTCTTCCACATGGCGTTGGGAGTGGACGCCCCGCTCGCAGTGGCAGCCATGGGTGGCAAATATGCCCTGGCAGACAATCGTGAAATCCCGGACACCTTGGAAGTCATGTGGGAATATCCCGGCGGGATTTTAATCACCTTCACCCAAATCAATGCCAATGCAGCCCCCGCCTCACTGCGGCCCAACGCCGAGCTGGAAATTAGGGGCACTAAAGGCACCTTTTACCTGTACTCGCGCGGATACGAAATCGTGCCGGACCTCATCACCCCCAATCCCTTTCCCGCCCGCACACCCTTGACCCGCACGGAAGACGCGGGCTGGCGCAAAGGCGAAAAGCCGATGATTGAACCGGTCAATGTGAAAGCTCAGGTCAACAGTGCCGACACCACCTTCCATGCCCGCAACTTCCTGGACTGCGTGAAAAACCGCCAACGCCCCACGTGCGACATCGAGACCGGCCATCGCAGCACCTCCGCCACCCAAATCGGCAACATCGCGTGGAAAACCCGCGCCCTCCTGGAATGGGATGCCCAGCTTGAGCGTTTTCCCCGCCATGCCGAGGCCAATCGATACTTGGATTATCCGTACCGGCCCCGTGCAACTTAAGGAATCCTGACTGCAGCGGCCGTAGCTGAATGCCACTTGCAACGGGGCAGCTCGCCATGCCCCCTGCGCATCCGGGTCTTAATCGGAGGAGTCCCCAAACAAAAAGCTCCCCTGCCCCATTTCCTGCTGCGCCACCTCAATCCTCTTCCGCCTGGCTCAGCCGGGTAAGCACACTGAAATCCTCCAGCGTAGTAGTATCGCCATTGATTTCTGTGCCAGCGGCAATGCTCTTGAGCAGACGCCGCATGATTTTGCCCGACCGGGTTTTGGGCAACGCCTCCGCAAACCGCACCTCGTCCGGCCGCGCAATCGCGCCGATTTCCTTGGTCACGTGCTGGCGCAGTTCCTCCCGCAAGTCGCGCGTCGGCTTGATGCCGCTCTTCAAGGTGACAAAGGCCACCAGCGCCTGCCCCTTGAGGTCATCCGGACGCCCCACAACCGCCGCTTCCGCCACGGCTGAATGACTGACCAGCGCGCTTTCCACTTCCGCCGTGCCAATCCTATGCCCGGCGACATTCAGGACGTCATCAATGCGGCCCACAATCCAAAAATAACCATCCTTGTCCCGGCGGCAGCCATCCCCCGTAAAATAAGCGTGCGGCACTTCCTTCCAATAAACCTCCTGGTAACGTTTCATATCCCCCCACAAGCCGCGCAACATGCTGGGCCATGGTCTGCGAATCACCAGTTTGCCCCCCACATTGGGCGACACCGGACGGCCCTGGTCATCCACCACTTCCGGCGCCACCCCAAAAAACGGCAGTGTGGCGCTGCCCGGTTTGGTGGGAGTGGCCCCCGGCAAGGGGGTAATCATGATGCTTCCCGTTTCGGTCTGCCACCAGGTATCCACGATGGGACAACGCTTGCCGCCAATGACCTCGTAGTACCACATCCATGCTTCGGGATTAATGGGTTCTCCCACCGAGCCAAGCAGCCGCAAGGTGCTGAGGTCGTGTTTGCGCGGCCATTCCTCGCCCCATTTCATAAAGGCGCGGATTGCCGTCGGCGCCGTGTAAAACACCGTCACATCATATTTTTCGATGATTCGCCAGAATCTGTCCGGCTCTGGCCAATTCGGCGCGCCCTCATACATGACCGTGGTGGCGCCGTTGGCCAGCGGCCCGTAAACCACATAACTGTGGCCCGTCACCCATCCCACATCCGCCGTGCACCAAAACACGTCGGTATCCCGCAAATCAAAGACGTATTTGGTGGTCATCTTGGCGCCCAGCAAGTAGCCCGCCGTGGTGTGAAAAATGCCCTTGGGCTTGCCGGTGGAACCGCTGGTGTACAAAATAAAGAGCGGGTCTTCGCTGTTCATTTTTTCCGGCGGACAATCTGCCGTTACATACTCCAGTTCGCGATGCCACCACACGTCGCGGCCTTCTTCAATATGGATTTCATTGTAGGCCCGCCGTAACACGATGACCTTTTCCACGGTCCGCCCCAGCCGCCGCCCCCGCTCATCGGTCATCTTCAAGGCCTCGTCCACATTCTTCTTAAGCTGCACAATCGTGCCCCGGCGGTATCCCCCATCGGCGGTGACTATGACCTTGGCCCCGCAATCGCATACGCGGTCCGCCACCGCATGGGCGCTAAACCCGCCAAAAACCACCGAATGAATGGCGCCAATGCGTGCGCAGGCCAGCATGGCCACCGCCGCCTCCGGCACCATCGGCAGATAAATCAACACCCGGTCCCCCCGCCTGACCCCGTTGCGCTTGAGCACATTGGCAAACCGGCACACCTCGCGGTGAAGCTGCTTGTAAGTAAGCACTCGTTCCTCGCCCGGCTTGCTGACCGAATCGGGTTCACCTTCCCAGATGATTGCTGCCTTGTTGCCGACGGGCGTGTCGAGATGCCGGTCCAAACAGTTCACCGACACATTTAATTGGCCGCCGTCAAACCATCGCGCCACCGGCTCTTTCCATTGCAGCACACGCTTCCACCGCTTGAACCACACCAGCTCATTTTCCGCCTGTTTGGCCCAAAACCGCTCCGGCTGCTCAATGGATTCTCGATACATGCGCTTGTATTGCGCCAGCGATTTGATGTGCGCCTGAGCGGAAAATTCCTTGGGGGGCGGGAACAGCCGTTCTTCATGCAGGACGGACTCAATGGCATTCAAAGGCAGCGCATGTCGGACAGTCATAAGTTTTATTCAAGTGATTTTTTGTTAATCTTATAACAGTCCGCGCCTCTGTCAAATGTCACCCCATCGTTTTCCCACTCCCCCAACCTGGACATTGATGAGGACGGATTTTCCTGTTATTTCCCTCAGTACATGAAACCGCCACGCCATCACCCCGCCTTCCCCATGAACCCTAACCCGCCGCTCCCAAACTTCCCCGCCCAAACTACGCGGCGAAACTTTCTCAAACGCACGCTGGCCGCCTCCCTCTTGCTGGGCGCCGCCGGCTGGACCAAACTCAAGGCCGCTGCCCCCACCGCCCGCGTGCTAGAAGTCCGTGTCATCAGCCATCAACCCGACCTGTATCATGGCTGGCCCACCGTCGCCCGGCGCAGCAATGGTGATTTATGGCTGGTCTATTCAGGCGGCCGAGAAGGTCATGTTTGTCCCTTTGGGCGGGTGGAATTGATGATTTCCAAAGACCAAGGGCAAACTTGGGGATGGCCTCAGGTGTTGCTGGATACCGCCATTGACGACCGCGATGCCGGCGTGATTGAGACCCCCAAAAAAGCCATGTTGGTAACCACCTTCACCTCGCTGGCTTATGACACCGAAGCCTTCCGCAAAGCCCTGGAGGGCGCTGCCGGGACCACGGGAACCTGGCCCCAGGAGCGCCTCAATCGCTGGCGGGCCGCTCATGAGCGGCTCACCGCCGGCCAGCGCAATGCCCTCTTGGGACATTGGATGATTCGCTCGCCCGATGGCGGTGTCACGTGGAGCGCCGTTTACCCATCCTTGGTCAACAGCCCTCACGGTCCTTTTGTGCTGGCCAATGGCCAGCTATTGTATGCCGGAAAAAAGTTGTGGACCGACAAACAGCGGGTGGGCGTATGCCGCTCCACGGATGATGGATTGTCCTGGCAATGGCTGGCGGAAATTCCAGCCCGCCCCGGCGATGATTATCAGCAATATCATGAGTTACATGGCCTTGAGGTCAACCCCAACCGTCTCCTCGTCCACATCCGCAATCACAACTCCCAAAATCGCTTTGAGATTCTGCAAACCGAGTCCACGGACGGCGGCGTGACCTGGTCCGTGCCGCATCCCATCGGCGTCTGGGGCTTGCCCTCACATTTGCTCCGGCTGCGGGATGGACGCTTGCTGATGACCTACGGCTACCGCCGCGCACCCTTTGGCAACCAGGCCCGGCTCAGTGAGGACGGCGGTAAAACATGGTCTCCCCCCATGACCCTTTCCGGCGACGGGTCCAATGCAGACTTGGGTTATCCCAGCACCGTGGAACTGCCGGACGGTCTCCTCCTCACCATCTGGTATGAAGTCATGGCCGGCTCCAACAAGGCCGTCTTGCGACAGGCTCGCTGGCGATTGGAAACCTGAACCCCAGGCGGGATGCCATGCCCCCTTGCAGTTCGGCATTGAAGTCAATGGCAAAATCCGGGAATAATCCGCCCGCGCTGGGCTGGATACAGACAGTGCGTGAGCCTGCATGAGCAAAAAGATTCTTGGCATTTCGGCATTTTATCATGACAGTGCCGCCGCCCTGGTGGTGAATGGTGAGATTGTCGCCGCGGCGCAGGAGGAACGCTTCACCCGCATCAAACATGATTTCAATTTCCCCAAACACGCCATTGATTATTGCCTGCAAGAAGGGGGGCTGGTGCCAGAAGACCTGGATTATGTGGTGTTTTATGACAAACCACTGCTGAAATTTGACCGCCTGCTCGAAACCTACCTGGCCTTTGCCCCGGCAGGACTGCGGTCCTTCATGATGGCCATGCCCCTCTGGCTCAAAACCAAGCTGCATCTGCCGCGGGAAATTCGCAAGTCCCTCGAGGGACGTTACCGCAAACGCATTGTCTTCACCGTCCACCATGAAAGCCACGCCGCCAGTTGCTTCTTCCCCTCCCCGTTTGACGAAGCCGCCATTCTGACCATGGACGGCGTTGGCGAATGGGACACCGCCAGCATCGGCATCGGCCGCGGCAATCGCATCCAGCTTCTCAAGACGCTGCGTTTCCCTCATTCCCTAGGTCTGCTCTACAGTGCCTTCACTTACTTCACTGGATTCAAGGTCAACTCCGGCGAATACAAACTCATGGGGCTGGCCCCTTATGGCGAGCCTAAATACGTGGATGTCATCCTGGACAAACTGGTGGACTTGAAGGAGGACGGCTCCCTGGCCATGAACATGGATTATTTTAATTACTGCCAGGGGTTGACCATGACCAACGAGGCGTTTGCACAATTATTTGGCGGCCCCCCGCGCGCGCCCGAGTCCCCCATCCGCCAACGGGAAATGGATTTGGCGGCCAGCATTCAAAAAGTCACCGAAGAAGCGGTGTTGCGCATGGCACGCACGGCGAAAAAACTAACCGGCTGCCGCCACCTGTGCCTCGCCGGCGGTGTGGCGCTCAACTGCGTGGCCAATGGCAAGCTGCTCCGCGCAGGCATCTTCGACGACCTCTTCATCACCCCCGCCGCCGGGGATGCCGGCGGCGCCCTGGGGGCCGCCTTGTTTGTCCATTATCAATTGCTGGACAACGAACGCCGACCCAACGGCAAGGACTGTTTGCATGGCTCCCTGCTGGGACCAAAATACAGTAACGAATCCATCCGCCAGTTTCTGGACGGCAAGGGCGTGCGTTACCACTTCTTTGCGGACGAACCCGCCTTGCTGAACAAGGTGGTGGACGCCATGCTGGAGCAGAAAGTCGTGGGCTGGTTTCACGGGCGCATGGAGTTTGGCCCGCGAGCCTTGGGCAGCCGCAGCATTATCGGCGACGCCCGCAATGAGCAGATGCAAAGCGTCATGAATCTGCGCATCAAATACCGCGAATCCTTCCGCCCCTTTGCCCCCTGTGTGCTGCGCGAAGAAGTGGACAAGTACTTCGAATTGGACCGGGAATCCCCCTACATGCTCCTGGTGGCCGATGTGCGCCCCGAGCTGCGCTGCACGCTCACCGAAGAGCAGCTACGCTTGATGAAGGACCCCGATTTGCGCAAGCGCGTCAACGTCAAACGCTCGTCGCTGCCCGCCATCACCCACGTGGACATGTCGGCCCGCATCCAAACCGTGGATGAAGAACGGCACGGACGCTTTTACCGCCTCATGCGCGAGTTCAAACGCCGCACCGGCTGCGGCGTCATCATCAACACCAGTTTTAACATTCGCGGCGAACCAATCGTCTGCACTCCCCAGGACGCCTACCGCTGTTTCATGGCCACCGACATGGACGTCCTGGTCCTCGAGAACTGCGTGCTGTATAAAACCGAGCAGCCCGCCACCGATGCCGCCGAGCGTAAAAAGTACGTGGACACGTTTAAGCTGGATTAACGCTCAAATCACGCTACATTGAAGCCATGGTCAACCCGTTTCACGAAGTGAACTGGCGGCCGGACCTGGCCCAGCGCAGGCAGTTTGCCAAAAGCTGGATCATCGGATTTCCTTGCCTGGCCGTGGTCATTGGGTTGCTCGGATGGATCGCCCGGGGGCGCTGGGACGCCCACCTGTCCACCGCCCTGTGGGTGGCCGGTGTCGGGGCGGCCGCGGGGCTTTTGCTCTACCTGGTGCCACAAATCGCCCGTCCTTTTTACCTGCTTTGGTACGCCCTGGCCTGTTGCCTCGGTCTGGTGGTCAGCAACCTGATGCTGGCGGGCATGTATTATCTCATCATGACCCCCATTGGCTGGTTGCGACGCTTGTTCAAACCCAGTTTCCGCAAGCACTTTGACCGATCCTCCGCCACCTACTGGCATGACGCCGGGCCGCCCCCGCCTCCGCACCGGTACTTCAAACAATTTTAACCGCCATGAACAAGGAGAAGCGCACGGAATTCGAAGCCGCAGGCGAAGAAAAAGAACTCAGCCTCCTGGGCGAGTTTCTGCTCATGCTGCGTGAGAACAAAAAGTATTGGATGATTCCCCTGCTCATTCTCCTGCTCGGCTTTGGCCTTTTATTGGTGCTAGGCTCCAGCCCTGCCATTGCGCCGTTCATTTATACCTTGTTCTAGCCCGGCCTGGCAGGAGCTTTTCCGGGCGGAGTTCAAGGCATACTGTTCCCCATGCACGCCTGCATCATTTTCAATCCGCGCGCCCGGGGAGGGAGTTCGCCACGCATGCAAGAGCGTTTGCGACGGCTGGCGGGCGGCATCCGTTTGATGCCCACCCCCGGCCCCGGCGGCGCGCGGGAGCTGGCGAAAGAAGCCGTGGCTGGCGGCTTTGACACGGTGATTGCCACCGGCGGAGACGGCACCTTGAACGAAATCGTCAATGGGCTGGCGGAAGTGCCGGGCGCCTTCCAGCAAGTCCGCCTGGGGGTCCTCCCCGTGGGCACGGCCAACGTTTTCGCGCGCGAGCTGGCGCTGCCCTTTCGTCTCGAAAAAGCGTGGGAAATCGTGCTGCAAGGCCGTGAAATCCAGGTGGACCTCGGCGTGGCGGAGTTTCAGGACGGCGGCGCACACCGGCAGCGTTTATTCCTCCAACTGGGAGGCGCAGGGTTGGATGCCCGCGCCATTGAATTGCTTAATCAACGTTTGAAAAAACGGCTGGGCCCTCTGGCCTATGTTTGGGCTGGCGTGCAGGCCATGCGGGAAAATCGCCCCCGTTTGCGCATCACGGCAGGTGAAAACTGCCGGGAGGTCGAGCTGGCCCTCCTGGGCAACGGCCGTCGTTATGGCGGACCTTTCCCCCTTTTCCCTTACGCCAGTCTCAAGGATGGCCGGTTGGATGCCACGTTGTTCCCCCAAACCAACTGGTCCACCCTGTGGCGTGTGGCACAAGACATGTGGGCGGAAAACTGGAACAGCCTGGGCGGCGCAGTGCACTGGCAGGCTGAAGTTTTTCACCTGGAACCGCTCCCGGATGCACGTGTGCCCTTTGAACTGGACGGTGAGCGCGTGGGGCTGCTGCCTGCTGTCTTTCGGGTCTTTCCCCAGCGCTTGCGCGTCATTTGCTGATGCCGCATAGAAACAAGATTGCACCCCTTCATCGGTTGTGTTTGACTGTTGCAGCAAGTCATGCCTGCAGGAGCCCTTTACACCGCTGAAGGCCGCGTGGGACATTGGTTTTCCCGGCGCATGGGGTGCTGCCTGACGGCGTTGCTGGCACTGCTCCTGCAAGCCACCTCCCTCCTGGGCGCTCCCAAACCAATCAAGCAATTTGATGTCTTCCTGGGTTACGACAACGTGGTCACTGTCGGCGCCTGGGCCCCTTTCACCTTCGAGATGCTCAATGAAGGCCCCACCTTCAAAGGCACCCTGGTCATCAAATCCGGAGGAGTCAAAAGCGGTACGCTCCGCAAGGTTCCCATTGAGCTGCCCACGGGCACCCGCAAACGCCTCTGCGTGCCCGTTTTCATGGATTCCTATTATGGAGGATCATGGGATGTTTTGCTCTATGATGAAAGCGGCGCTTTGCGTGAAGAACGGCGGGATATACGCCCGCGCATTCACCTTTCCAATGAAAACGCGCTGATGGGCGCTCTGCCCAAGACCGTGGGCGGCATGCCCTCCTTTGCCGAAGTCAATCGCTTGTTATCGCGTTACCAGCCCGTGACTGCCCGGCTTAGCCCCGAATTGTTTCCGGACCATCCCCTGGCTTTGGAGGGCCTCACCGCGTTTTACCTGCATGCGGAAAAAGCCGCGGAATTGCGGGAAGCCCAGGTGCGCGCCCTGTTGGCCTGGGTGCACCAGGGCGGCCATTTCATCGTAGGATTGCATGCGCCGTCCGATCTCCAAGGCGCTCCCTGGTTGCAGCGCCTGCTGCCCTTCGCCCCCAATGGCATGGAAAAGATGGATTATCTCAACAGTTTGGCTTCCTGGATTCGTGCTTCGCATCCCCGTCTCTTCTTGCCACCTGGCCATGACCAGGCCGTCCAACCTGGTTTCGAGGAAGTGCCCCTGCCAGACGCCACCCCCACCGTTTCCGGCGGCGTCGTCCTCGGCGAAGTCACAGAAGGCCGTGTCATGGCCGAGAGCAAGGGACGTCCCCTGATGATTACCGCCAAACGGGGTCGCGGATTGCTCACCGTGCTCACCTTCGCGCCGGAAACCGAACCCTTCCGTTCGTGGCCTCACCGCCGACACTTTTTCGCCAAACTTTTGGAAATCAATCCCCTCTTCTTCTACCAAGGGAAGATCGCAAACCCCGCCAGCGTTCAAATTTATCACAACGGTTTCATAGATGGAATCATGGGGCAGATTATTGACAGCCGGCAAATCCGCCAGCTCCCCCTGGGTTGGATGGTCGTCCTGCTCATGGGATACCTCGTGGTGATTGGTCCCGTGGATTATTTCCTCTTGCGCAGGCTCAAGCGGCCCATGCTCACCTGGATTACTTTCCCGGCTTATGTCGCGATGTTCTCGGCCTTGATTTATTGGGTGGGCTATAAATTGCGCGCCGGCGAAATGGAATGGAATGAGGTGCACGTCGCCGACGTGCACCCCCGGGAACAAGGCGGCGCCCAACTTCGCGCCTGGAACTTC
This is a stretch of genomic DNA from Fontisphaera persica. It encodes these proteins:
- a CDS encoding Gfo/Idh/MocA family protein, with the protein product MPKLTRRSFTKTVAAAGAAMAASSLNVLGANEKIRLGFIGLGNRGDQVLDAFLAQPDAQVVAVCDLHQPYLDFAAAKAGGNPRQFKDYRKLLEIKELDAVVISTPDHWHALQTIHACEAGKDVYVEKPLSLCVAEGRRMVEAVRKHNRVCQVGIHRRSVPFCREAAELIRSGVLGKIMACRAFHIQNEWPQGIDHPPDTTPPPGFDWEAWLGPAPYKPYNKNRTFYRFRWFFDYSGGQLTNFGVHYMDFFHMALGVDAPLAVAAMGGKYALADNREIPDTLEVMWEYPGGILITFTQINANAAPASLRPNAELEIRGTKGTFYLYSRGYEIVPDLITPNPFPARTPLTRTEDAGWRKGEKPMIEPVNVKAQVNSADTTFHARNFLDCVKNRQRPTCDIETGHRSTSATQIGNIAWKTRALLEWDAQLERFPRHAEANRYLDYPYRPRAT
- the acs gene encoding acetate--CoA ligase → MNAIESVLHEERLFPPPKEFSAQAHIKSLAQYKRMYRESIEQPERFWAKQAENELVWFKRWKRVLQWKEPVARWFDGGQLNVSVNCLDRHLDTPVGNKAAIIWEGEPDSVSKPGEERVLTYKQLHREVCRFANVLKRNGVRRGDRVLIYLPMVPEAAVAMLACARIGAIHSVVFGGFSAHAVADRVCDCGAKVIVTADGGYRRGTIVQLKKNVDEALKMTDERGRRLGRTVEKVIVLRRAYNEIHIEEGRDVWWHRELEYVTADCPPEKMNSEDPLFILYTSGSTGKPKGIFHTTAGYLLGAKMTTKYVFDLRDTDVFWCTADVGWVTGHSYVVYGPLANGATTVMYEGAPNWPEPDRFWRIIEKYDVTVFYTAPTAIRAFMKWGEEWPRKHDLSTLRLLGSVGEPINPEAWMWYYEVIGGKRCPIVDTWWQTETGSIMITPLPGATPTKPGSATLPFFGVAPEVVDDQGRPVSPNVGGKLVIRRPWPSMLRGLWGDMKRYQEVYWKEVPHAYFTGDGCRRDKDGYFWIVGRIDDVLNVAGHRIGTAEVESALVSHSAVAEAAVVGRPDDLKGQALVAFVTLKSGIKPTRDLREELRQHVTKEIGAIARPDEVRFAEALPKTRSGKIMRRLLKSIAAGTEINGDTTTLEDFSVLTRLSQAEED
- a CDS encoding sialidase family protein codes for the protein MKPPRHHPAFPMNPNPPLPNFPAQTTRRNFLKRTLAASLLLGAAGWTKLKAAAPTARVLEVRVISHQPDLYHGWPTVARRSNGDLWLVYSGGREGHVCPFGRVELMISKDQGQTWGWPQVLLDTAIDDRDAGVIETPKKAMLVTTFTSLAYDTEAFRKALEGAAGTTGTWPQERLNRWRAAHERLTAGQRNALLGHWMIRSPDGGVTWSAVYPSLVNSPHGPFVLANGQLLYAGKKLWTDKQRVGVCRSTDDGLSWQWLAEIPARPGDDYQQYHELHGLEVNPNRLLVHIRNHNSQNRFEILQTESTDGGVTWSVPHPIGVWGLPSHLLRLRDGRLLMTYGYRRAPFGNQARLSEDGGKTWSPPMTLSGDGSNADLGYPSTVELPDGLLLTIWYEVMAGSNKAVLRQARWRLET
- a CDS encoding carbamoyltransferase family protein; amino-acid sequence: MSKKILGISAFYHDSAAALVVNGEIVAAAQEERFTRIKHDFNFPKHAIDYCLQEGGLVPEDLDYVVFYDKPLLKFDRLLETYLAFAPAGLRSFMMAMPLWLKTKLHLPREIRKSLEGRYRKRIVFTVHHESHAASCFFPSPFDEAAILTMDGVGEWDTASIGIGRGNRIQLLKTLRFPHSLGLLYSAFTYFTGFKVNSGEYKLMGLAPYGEPKYVDVILDKLVDLKEDGSLAMNMDYFNYCQGLTMTNEAFAQLFGGPPRAPESPIRQREMDLAASIQKVTEEAVLRMARTAKKLTGCRHLCLAGGVALNCVANGKLLRAGIFDDLFITPAAGDAGGALGAALFVHYQLLDNERRPNGKDCLHGSLLGPKYSNESIRQFLDGKGVRYHFFADEPALLNKVVDAMLEQKVVGWFHGRMEFGPRALGSRSIIGDARNEQMQSVMNLRIKYRESFRPFAPCVLREEVDKYFELDRESPYMLLVADVRPELRCTLTEEQLRLMKDPDLRKRVNVKRSSLPAITHVDMSARIQTVDEERHGRFYRLMREFKRRTGCGVIINTSFNIRGEPIVCTPQDAYRCFMATDMDVLVLENCVLYKTEQPATDAAERKKYVDTFKLD
- a CDS encoding DUF5989 family protein, with protein sequence MNKEKRTEFEAAGEEKELSLLGEFLLMLRENKKYWMIPLLILLLGFGLLLVLGSSPAIAPFIYTLF
- a CDS encoding diacylglycerol/lipid kinase family protein; translated protein: MHACIIFNPRARGGSSPRMQERLRRLAGGIRLMPTPGPGGARELAKEAVAGGFDTVIATGGDGTLNEIVNGLAEVPGAFQQVRLGVLPVGTANVFARELALPFRLEKAWEIVLQGREIQVDLGVAEFQDGGAHRQRLFLQLGGAGLDARAIELLNQRLKKRLGPLAYVWAGVQAMRENRPRLRITAGENCREVELALLGNGRRYGGPFPLFPYASLKDGRLDATLFPQTNWSTLWRVAQDMWAENWNSLGGAVHWQAEVFHLEPLPDARVPFELDGERVGLLPAVFRVFPQRLRVIC